A stretch of the Mycobacteroides immunogenum genome encodes the following:
- a CDS encoding flavin-containing monooxygenase, translating into MSSAARHATTTELEQPDHEVAVIGAGFGGIGTGISLQSKGIHDFIIIDKWDQVGGTWHANTYPGVAVDIPSVVYSFSYEQRGDWSRLFAPGTELQQYADSMVDKYGLRDKLRLGTSITRAVFDERNILWRLTTDGGKEITARHCVMAVGGLERPKMPDIPGVQDFGGTLMHTALWDHDVALTGRRVAVIGTGATSLQLVPAIVDEASHLAVFQRTPIWVGPKLDLEIGQLGRTILGNSKIRSAIRSVATVGIELAMSGQVAGPTWLINAVRRAGEAPMRRWMRKQVDDPVIREKLIPQYGLGCKRPSMSNDYLKTFNRDDVSLITESIECVTPNGVRTVDGVEHEVDVLICATGFKLWDKGSVPPFPVLGRGGQDLGEFWDRHRFQSYQGVSVPGYPNMFSITGPYGFVLGSYLWMIEATSAHLARAIAETKRRGASMCEIRQEAHDEYFRKCLKRQEKNFLFTDVCSGSNTYYLDHNGDSPFRPTTHGEMYWQNRHFNLDVYRYSTGSAVPETVASTAGERV; encoded by the coding sequence GTGAGCAGTGCCGCACGGCATGCAACAACGACCGAACTGGAACAGCCGGATCACGAAGTGGCGGTGATCGGAGCTGGATTCGGCGGAATTGGAACCGGTATCTCTCTGCAAAGCAAAGGGATACACGATTTCATCATCATTGATAAGTGGGATCAGGTGGGTGGCACCTGGCATGCGAACACCTATCCAGGCGTGGCGGTAGACATCCCATCGGTGGTGTACAGCTTCTCCTATGAGCAGCGTGGTGATTGGTCGCGCCTGTTCGCGCCGGGAACCGAGTTGCAGCAGTATGCCGATTCCATGGTGGACAAGTATGGTCTGCGCGACAAACTGCGGTTGGGAACGAGCATTACCCGCGCCGTATTCGATGAACGAAATATCCTGTGGCGATTGACCACTGACGGCGGCAAGGAAATCACGGCGAGGCACTGCGTGATGGCGGTCGGTGGGCTGGAGCGTCCGAAGATGCCCGACATCCCGGGCGTGCAGGACTTCGGCGGGACACTCATGCATACCGCGTTGTGGGATCACGATGTGGCGCTTACGGGTAGACGCGTAGCCGTGATCGGCACAGGGGCGACCTCGCTGCAACTGGTTCCCGCCATCGTCGATGAGGCGAGTCATCTCGCGGTGTTTCAGCGCACCCCGATCTGGGTAGGGCCGAAGCTCGATCTGGAGATCGGGCAGCTGGGCCGGACGATATTGGGGAACAGTAAAATTCGCTCGGCCATCCGATCGGTGGCGACGGTAGGCATCGAGTTGGCGATGAGCGGCCAGGTGGCCGGGCCCACCTGGCTGATCAACGCGGTCAGGCGCGCCGGTGAGGCGCCGATGCGCCGATGGATGCGTAAACAGGTCGACGACCCGGTGATCCGTGAGAAATTGATTCCACAGTATGGGCTGGGCTGTAAACGCCCGTCGATGTCGAACGATTACCTCAAGACCTTCAATCGGGACGACGTCAGTCTGATCACCGAGTCGATCGAATGCGTCACGCCCAACGGAGTACGCACGGTCGACGGTGTCGAGCATGAGGTCGATGTGCTGATCTGTGCGACGGGATTCAAACTGTGGGACAAGGGCTCGGTGCCGCCCTTTCCCGTTCTCGGCCGTGGCGGTCAGGACCTGGGCGAGTTCTGGGACAGGCACCGTTTCCAGTCCTATCAAGGAGTTTCGGTACCCGGATATCCCAACATGTTCTCCATCACCGGACCGTACGGATTTGTTCTCGGGTCCTACCTCTGGATGATCGAGGCCACGTCGGCGCACTTGGCTCGGGCCATCGCGGAGACAAAGCGCCGTGGGGCCAGCATGTGTGAGATCCGCCAGGAAGCCCATGACGAGTACTTCCGCAAGTGCCTGAAACGGCAGGAGAAGAACTTCTTGTTCACCGACGTGTGTTCCGGATCCAACACGTACTACTTGGACCACAATGGCGACTCGCCGTTCCGGCCGACCACGCACGGCGAGATGTATTGGCAAAACCGCCACTTCAACCTCGACGTGTATCGCTACTCAACCGGATCGGCGGTACCCGAGACCGTCGCATCGACCGCAGGGGAGAGAGTATGA
- a CDS encoding metal-dependent hydrolase, producing MASPAAVYPKTRRIRFRFGDDGNAHKYFVENDIVYSHFVAGLSGGFPPGEEGFIRSVRKFSDQITDPVLKKRVAGFIGQESVHGQEHRRVNEKLIEMGYPIAWWDSKRQVDRLIRFENMLPPRAHLAFTAMAEHMTAILAERTLGSEEVQAIPGDPEVWHLLNWHALEELEHKSVAFDVYRAVGGTEAMRIGLMLVAMTVVPPLTLGILAGSLLSDPVARRQPRRLLREARGLFGGPLFRGIVGDVRKYLRPGFHPDDINTEELLNRWQRELFGSKGILVDHLK from the coding sequence ATGGCCAGTCCAGCTGCGGTGTATCCCAAGACCCGGCGGATTCGTTTCCGCTTCGGTGACGACGGCAATGCCCATAAGTACTTCGTAGAGAACGACATCGTCTACAGCCATTTCGTGGCCGGTTTGTCTGGCGGCTTCCCGCCCGGGGAGGAGGGATTCATCCGCTCGGTGCGCAAGTTTTCCGATCAGATCACCGATCCAGTGCTCAAGAAGCGTGTTGCCGGATTCATCGGACAGGAGTCGGTGCACGGCCAGGAGCACCGCCGGGTCAACGAGAAGCTGATCGAGATGGGTTATCCCATCGCGTGGTGGGATTCGAAGAGGCAGGTCGATCGATTGATTCGATTCGAGAACATGCTTCCGCCGCGGGCGCACCTGGCCTTCACCGCGATGGCCGAACACATGACCGCGATCCTGGCCGAGCGGACTCTTGGCAGTGAGGAAGTGCAAGCCATTCCGGGAGACCCGGAGGTGTGGCACCTGCTCAACTGGCATGCCCTGGAAGAACTCGAACACAAGTCGGTGGCCTTCGACGTATACCGCGCGGTGGGCGGTACCGAGGCGATGCGAATCGGTCTCATGCTGGTGGCGATGACCGTCGTCCCGCCGCTGACCCTCGGCATCCTCGCGGGATCGCTGCTGTCGGACCCGGTGGCGCGGCGTCAGCCGCGTCGGCTGCTCAGGGAAGCGCGGGGTTTGTTTGGTGGGCCACTTTTCAGGGGAATTGTCGGTGATGTCCGCAAGTACCTGCGGCCCGGGTTCCATCCCGACGACATCAACACCGAGGAACTGCTGAACCGTTGGCAGCGAGAACTTTTCGGTAGCAAGGGCATTCTCGTAGATCACCTCAAATAG
- a CDS encoding TetR/AcrR family transcriptional regulator, whose product MGVSTQVYPERGLPELTGDARVDRWREHRAKVRAELVEATLNAIDELGPDLSIDDVLKSAGISRPKLYRFFTDKEALFAAVAMRVQELVVERVVSNIDLSVSLLELFRTGMAGYVDLVDERPNLVRFLLSVQYANATSLIESGRPLSDAIAQLVGSVFSSRGGNADHIEYVIDAMLASTGIAVLRWFDEPVISKETLVDELVVYVWGGLAASAKARGIELNPDDPVLLPAD is encoded by the coding sequence GTGGGCGTGTCAACGCAGGTGTACCCGGAGCGCGGCCTTCCTGAGCTGACCGGTGACGCGCGCGTTGACCGGTGGCGGGAGCATCGCGCGAAAGTTCGCGCGGAATTGGTCGAAGCCACTCTGAACGCGATCGATGAGCTCGGCCCTGATCTGTCGATCGATGATGTTCTCAAGTCCGCCGGTATCTCGCGGCCCAAGCTCTACCGCTTCTTCACCGACAAGGAAGCGCTCTTCGCCGCGGTCGCGATGCGCGTACAAGAGCTGGTTGTTGAGCGGGTGGTGTCGAACATCGACCTGTCCGTGTCCTTGCTGGAACTCTTCCGCACGGGGATGGCCGGATACGTCGACCTTGTCGACGAGCGCCCCAACCTGGTGCGTTTTCTGCTGAGCGTTCAGTACGCGAATGCGACATCGCTGATCGAGAGTGGGCGCCCGCTCTCCGACGCCATCGCGCAACTGGTGGGTTCGGTTTTCAGCTCGCGTGGTGGCAACGCCGACCACATTGAGTACGTGATCGACGCGATGCTGGCTTCCACCGGTATTGCCGTACTGCGCTGGTTCGACGAGCCGGTGATCAGCAAGGAGACCCTGGTCGACGAGCTGGTGGTCTACGTATGGGGCGGTCTGGCGGCATCTGCCAAGGCGCGCGGTATCGAGCTGAACCCGGACGATCCGGTTCTGCTGCCCGCCGACTAG
- a CDS encoding TetR/AcrR family transcriptional regulator produces MASTDSGRRGPGRPPNPERARERQRALTEAAALEFAEKGYHKASITDITQRAGVGRGTFHLYFDTKRDALDAVIDTYFQRTVAAVNDTSDLLGNAGDFELHLRTVFTRLFDMLDNSPEIMQVILREGLLDTAMTKRMFGILDLIEAINVTIIEQAVIDGAITAAVDIPFLAHAITGLSMAATLKAIRGELEGAAREAYIGSFIQLVRTATTSSAPSAKS; encoded by the coding sequence GTGGCCAGCACCGACAGTGGCCGGCGTGGGCCGGGCCGTCCGCCCAATCCGGAGCGTGCGCGCGAACGTCAGCGGGCACTGACCGAAGCAGCCGCGCTGGAGTTCGCCGAGAAGGGTTATCACAAGGCGAGCATCACCGACATCACTCAGCGCGCGGGCGTCGGCCGGGGCACGTTCCACCTGTACTTCGACACCAAACGGGACGCCCTGGACGCCGTGATCGACACCTACTTCCAGAGAACGGTCGCGGCGGTCAACGACACCAGCGACCTGCTCGGAAACGCCGGCGATTTCGAGCTGCACCTGCGCACGGTATTCACCCGGCTGTTCGACATGCTGGACAACAGCCCGGAGATCATGCAGGTCATCCTGCGCGAGGGCCTCCTCGACACCGCGATGACCAAGCGGATGTTCGGCATCCTCGACCTCATCGAAGCCATCAACGTCACCATCATCGAACAGGCCGTCATCGACGGCGCCATCACCGCGGCAGTCGATATCCCGTTCCTGGCTCACGCCATCACCGGACTCTCGATGGCGGCCACCCTCAAAGCCATCCGGGGTGAATTGGAAGGCGCCGCGCGCGAGGCCTACATCGGCTCATTCATCCAGCTCGTGCGGACGGCGACGACGAGTTCTGCACCCAGCGCAAAATCTTGA
- a CDS encoding MlaE family ABC transporter permease yields MSHVAADACAEPAVGDWAGLPDVESDSKSPGDGTADPAPGAFTQLLDRAPRMLRRPFEYTASQTDSMLKTLGRYVDLVVQSFAFLVSDIVRLRHPWQDTVIQSWFILTVTVVPAILVSIPFGVIVAVQAGSIISQVGASSISGAAGGLGVIQQGAPIVAALLLGGAAGSAVATDLGARSIREEVDAMRVMGVNPVQRLVTPRLAAILFVSPLLCIFIIFVGIFAGYLVNVGFQGGTPGSYLSSFAAFANVNDVTVAVLKTWLFGVVVILVACQRGLEAKGGARGVADAVNATVVIGVVTVMVLNTVITQIVAMFMPSKVG; encoded by the coding sequence ATGAGTCACGTAGCGGCCGATGCGTGCGCAGAGCCCGCCGTGGGAGATTGGGCCGGCCTGCCGGATGTTGAATCTGACAGCAAATCCCCGGGAGATGGCACAGCAGATCCGGCGCCGGGAGCCTTCACCCAGCTACTCGATCGAGCCCCACGCATGCTCAGGCGCCCCTTCGAGTACACGGCCTCTCAAACCGATTCGATGCTCAAGACGCTGGGCCGTTACGTCGATCTGGTCGTGCAATCCTTCGCGTTTCTGGTGAGCGATATCGTGCGGCTGCGCCACCCCTGGCAAGACACGGTCATTCAGTCCTGGTTCATCCTGACCGTCACCGTCGTCCCGGCGATTCTGGTGTCGATTCCATTCGGGGTGATCGTGGCCGTGCAGGCCGGCAGCATCATCTCGCAGGTCGGCGCCTCATCCATTTCCGGAGCCGCCGGCGGTCTGGGTGTCATTCAGCAGGGAGCACCCATCGTCGCCGCGCTGCTGCTCGGTGGTGCCGCGGGTTCGGCTGTCGCCACCGACCTGGGCGCCAGAAGCATCCGCGAAGAGGTAGACGCCATGCGCGTGATGGGCGTCAACCCGGTTCAGCGGTTGGTGACACCTCGACTGGCCGCGATCCTTTTCGTATCACCGCTGCTCTGCATCTTCATCATCTTCGTCGGCATCTTCGCCGGATACCTCGTCAATGTGGGCTTTCAGGGCGGCACCCCAGGCAGCTACCTTTCCTCATTCGCGGCGTTCGCAAACGTGAATGACGTGACTGTGGCAGTACTCAAGACGTGGCTGTTCGGTGTGGTGGTCATTCTGGTGGCCTGCCAGCGCGGCCTGGAAGCCAAGGGCGGTGCCCGTGGCGTCGCCGACGCGGTCAATGCCACGGTGGTCATCGGAGTGGTCACTGTCATGGTGCTCAACACCGTCATCACTCAGATCGTCGCGATGTTCATGCCCTCGAAGGTGGGCTGA
- a CDS encoding ABC transporter permease, which produces MATSRPSRYFPDELPAAARSIWNFTKGAGGSAEYLGHQITFVGLVLAAIPQTLKRYRRQTGILLVDMTWGNGSIIVGGGVIGVLVFMGIAVGASVGIVGFSTLDMVGMGSLTGFISAYVNTREMAPMIAAIGFAAQAGCRMTAEIGAMRISEEIDALEAQGIRSIPFVVTTRVIAGIIIIVPLYVLTLLLAYGSCAFMVFFVHNQSQGVYKHYFDSFVHPVDVLYSVIKAVVFVVIIIAIQCYQGYYAGGGPEGVGMASGRAIRASLVAVVLFDMLLTLLFWGNNPGIQISG; this is translated from the coding sequence GTGGCCACATCCCGTCCGTCGCGATACTTCCCCGACGAGCTTCCCGCGGCCGCGCGGTCCATCTGGAACTTCACCAAGGGAGCCGGTGGTTCCGCCGAATATCTGGGCCACCAAATCACTTTCGTCGGCCTGGTGCTCGCCGCGATACCCCAGACCCTCAAGCGCTACCGGCGGCAGACCGGGATCCTGCTGGTCGATATGACGTGGGGCAACGGCTCGATCATCGTCGGCGGCGGCGTCATCGGCGTGTTGGTCTTCATGGGCATCGCGGTCGGGGCTTCCGTTGGCATCGTCGGCTTTTCGACGCTGGACATGGTTGGAATGGGGTCGCTCACCGGATTCATCTCGGCCTACGTGAACACCCGGGAAATGGCGCCGATGATCGCCGCCATCGGGTTCGCGGCGCAGGCCGGATGCCGCATGACAGCAGAGATCGGAGCCATGCGGATCTCCGAGGAGATCGACGCACTGGAAGCCCAAGGCATCCGCTCCATCCCCTTCGTGGTCACCACCCGGGTGATCGCGGGAATCATCATCATCGTTCCGCTGTATGTCCTGACCCTGCTGCTGGCCTACGGTTCATGCGCCTTCATGGTGTTCTTCGTCCATAACCAGTCACAGGGTGTGTACAAGCACTACTTCGACTCCTTCGTTCACCCGGTGGACGTGCTCTATTCGGTGATCAAGGCCGTGGTGTTCGTCGTCATCATCATCGCCATCCAGTGCTATCAGGGCTATTACGCGGGCGGCGGGCCCGAGGGCGTAGGGATGGCCTCGGGCCGCGCGATCCGGGCCTCGCTGGTGGCGGTCGTGCTCTTCGACATGCTCCTCACGTTGCTCTTCTGGGGCAACAATCCTGGAATTCAGATATCGGGGTAA
- a CDS encoding MlaD family protein, translating into MAIYKDPSGRSAGPVALKLRGVALAAVVAASGYSLYQSGIGSYGEPFELTLITNTIGEGMGPGGEVKYRGYNIGQVKSLQTTGYNKQRMTVILDGRQARALTSDTKAQFTSSNIFGTAAVELVSSGIGEPLKSGGVLEISSDVQAASITGFLRMGQRLGAILDTPQFNAIIATFERHADLTGPVVKSFWDLFAMIADTQKVPFSKTLDVMASLIEGTNDFVPVIGSTNKLLDSLDFMVGPGNTERASAALGSLSDLLKSAGDGLRANNDWLVPLIRSVMDLAVPYTYFLGSLAPAYDRLNGLLDRTTAAFPVDNGKVRLNVQLIMDTAPGLGAALPMTPDGQAAGGQR; encoded by the coding sequence GTGGCCATCTATAAAGACCCGAGTGGACGGTCCGCGGGACCGGTTGCTCTCAAGCTCCGCGGGGTAGCGCTTGCCGCGGTAGTCGCCGCCAGCGGCTACTCCCTCTATCAATCCGGAATCGGCAGCTACGGTGAGCCTTTCGAACTTACCCTGATCACCAACACCATCGGTGAAGGCATGGGCCCGGGCGGTGAGGTCAAGTATCGCGGCTACAACATCGGGCAGGTCAAATCCCTACAGACCACCGGGTACAACAAGCAGCGCATGACGGTGATCCTGGACGGCAGGCAGGCCAGGGCGCTCACCTCCGATACCAAGGCCCAGTTCACTTCGTCGAACATCTTCGGCACGGCAGCCGTCGAGCTGGTCAGCAGCGGTATCGGTGAGCCACTGAAATCCGGTGGTGTGCTGGAGATCAGCAGTGACGTCCAGGCAGCATCCATCACCGGGTTCCTCCGCATGGGTCAGCGGCTGGGCGCGATTCTGGACACCCCACAATTCAACGCCATCATCGCCACGTTCGAGCGGCACGCCGACCTGACCGGCCCCGTCGTGAAATCTTTCTGGGACCTGTTCGCGATGATCGCCGATACGCAGAAGGTGCCATTCTCAAAGACTTTGGACGTCATGGCCTCGCTGATCGAGGGCACCAACGATTTCGTCCCGGTCATCGGGTCCACCAACAAACTGCTGGACAGCCTCGACTTCATGGTCGGCCCGGGAAACACCGAAAGGGCTTCCGCCGCACTCGGTTCACTGTCAGACCTGCTGAAGTCGGCCGGCGATGGCCTGCGTGCGAACAACGATTGGCTGGTACCCCTGATCCGGTCGGTTATGGATCTGGCGGTGCCGTACACCTACTTCCTGGGCAGCCTCGCGCCGGCGTACGACAGGCTCAACGGGCTGCTGGATCGCACCACCGCCGCCTTCCCCGTAGATAACGGCAAGGTGCGCCTCAATGTTCAGCTGATCATGGACACCGCCCCGGGCCTGGGTGCGGCACTACCCATGACACCCGACGGCCAAGCCGCTGGAGGGCAACGATGA
- a CDS encoding MlaD family protein, giving the protein MKRIALLMVGLTAVLAVAVVLTLIIVNALRTPVNGPVRRFDALFTDASGLIVGNDVRISGVQVGKVEKIHLDGKNARVTFNVLTDHPLYQNTTIAIRYQSLVGQRYVEIAQAPTPSAPLAAGATIPLGQTIPSFDIAKLFNGFRPIFETLDPAQFNRLTENILQLIQGDQRGIGPILRDIDAVLKLSVDRQAALQTIVTNLGDISKDLGGTSDQLFYLINDLNDVLAPFEKQADEFNRAGADALPVLRRSVSMLRYIENTVDGAQLPLYDVASRTTPGTPTIMAGLSLIPDLVQGMRDALIEEKTAPPTAYECKNGIVKMPGIGEVSFANQDLVVCK; this is encoded by the coding sequence ATGAAACGGATTGCCTTGCTGATGGTCGGCCTGACTGCCGTCCTCGCGGTCGCGGTGGTGTTGACCCTCATCATCGTGAACGCGTTGCGCACGCCGGTCAACGGCCCGGTGCGGCGCTTCGACGCTCTGTTCACCGACGCCTCGGGGCTGATCGTTGGCAACGACGTCCGCATCTCCGGTGTTCAGGTGGGCAAGGTCGAAAAGATTCACCTGGACGGCAAGAACGCGCGCGTCACTTTCAACGTGCTGACCGACCATCCGCTCTATCAGAACACCACCATCGCGATCCGATACCAGTCGCTGGTCGGCCAGCGGTATGTAGAGATCGCCCAAGCTCCGACCCCTAGCGCTCCCCTGGCGGCCGGTGCCACCATACCGCTCGGGCAGACCATTCCATCATTCGATATTGCCAAGTTGTTCAATGGTTTTCGCCCCATATTCGAGACGCTGGACCCTGCGCAGTTCAACAGGCTGACAGAGAACATCCTGCAGCTCATCCAGGGGGATCAACGCGGAATCGGACCGATCTTGCGCGATATCGACGCGGTTCTCAAACTCTCTGTCGATCGCCAGGCGGCGCTGCAAACCATCGTCACGAATCTCGGTGATATCTCCAAGGATTTGGGCGGCACCTCCGATCAGCTGTTCTATCTGATCAACGACCTCAACGACGTACTGGCGCCCTTCGAGAAACAAGCCGATGAGTTCAACAGAGCAGGTGCCGATGCGTTGCCGGTACTGCGTAGATCGGTGAGCATGCTGCGCTACATCGAGAACACGGTCGACGGCGCGCAGCTGCCCTTGTACGACGTCGCGAGCCGAACCACCCCGGGAACACCCACCATCATGGCCGGGCTCTCCCTGATTCCCGATCTTGTACAGGGGATGCGCGACGCACTCATCGAGGAGAAGACGGCACCGCCCACCGCCTACGAGTGCAAGAACGGCATTGTCAAAATGCCCGGCATCGGCGAGGTGTCCTTCGCTAACCAGGATCTGGTGGTGTGCAAGTGA
- a CDS encoding MlaD family protein: protein MFARNRPILDEHAAAQRNRRNGLIGVLVIASVLAATGVAFVNTSGMNTYALHLRASGGLRAGDDVRIAGISVGKVSTVRIDKSLVEATFTVDHAVPVGSESRADIRMLTPLGGHYVALYPEGSIPLGSTPIPPERTTVPFEINELFQKFTPVVKKVDAKVIHDSLMEVANAVDKYPNGLRDFFQSSQSLISALAPTTEDFHATLNYANEYLRAFKTGKEQLAKIVTTMSKLGAKYSKSTTDLIEVFVLLRDLIRLFDRFFKAYARDYEPMLNGLDDIVDTLTKYPEKLGKAAEQWGQLVGIVLPMLSGNGITINENDRVIPGQDVCLPHFFRFC, encoded by the coding sequence ATCTTCGCCAGAAACCGGCCGATACTCGACGAACACGCGGCCGCTCAACGTAATCGCCGCAACGGCCTCATCGGTGTCCTCGTGATCGCCTCGGTGCTCGCCGCCACCGGTGTGGCATTCGTCAACACCAGCGGTATGAATACCTACGCGCTGCACCTGCGCGCCTCGGGCGGGTTACGTGCGGGCGACGACGTTCGGATCGCCGGTATTTCGGTGGGCAAGGTATCGACCGTGCGTATCGATAAATCCTTGGTAGAGGCCACCTTCACCGTCGACCATGCGGTACCGGTCGGGTCTGAGTCCCGTGCCGACATCCGTATGCTTACCCCGCTGGGCGGCCACTACGTAGCCCTGTACCCGGAAGGTTCCATTCCGCTCGGCAGCACGCCCATCCCGCCCGAGCGCACCACCGTACCCTTCGAGATCAACGAGTTGTTCCAGAAGTTCACCCCCGTGGTGAAGAAGGTGGATGCCAAGGTAATCCACGACAGTCTGATGGAAGTCGCAAACGCAGTCGACAAGTACCCCAACGGTTTACGTGACTTCTTTCAGTCTTCCCAGTCGCTCATCAGCGCATTGGCGCCCACCACCGAGGACTTCCACGCCACCCTGAACTACGCCAACGAGTACCTCCGCGCCTTCAAAACAGGCAAGGAGCAACTCGCCAAGATCGTCACCACGATGTCCAAACTCGGTGCCAAATACAGCAAGTCCACCACCGATCTGATCGAGGTCTTCGTACTGTTGCGCGATCTCATCCGGCTTTTCGACCGATTCTTCAAGGCCTACGCGCGCGATTACGAACCGATGCTCAACGGCCTCGACGATATCGTCGACACGCTCACCAAGTACCCCGAGAAACTCGGTAAGGCCGCCGAACAGTGGGGCCAGCTCGTCGGAATCGTCCTACCCATGCTCAGCGGCAATGGCATCACCATCAATGAGAACGACCGCGTGATACCCGGACAAGACGTCTGCCTACCGCACTTCTTCAGGTTCTGTTGA